In Nostoc sphaeroides, the genomic window CCAGATGGACGGACAACTGCCTGCCCTTTCACTGTAACCTTATATTTGGTGACTGTGGCGACAGGAATCGCTAGTCCCAAAACGCAGAGAACAAAGAGTCCACCAAAAGTAATCCAACGACTAATCGGTGGGAGAAATTCATCTGTTTGAATTGGTTGTAAAAAGTCTGTGTTGTGAACGTTAACCATAGTTAGACACTTCAAAATTTAAAATAGGTGAAGATATTAGCCAATACAGTTCATTTGAGCCACAAAACCCTCATATAGAGACGCGATTTATCGTGTCTGAAATACTCAAAATTACATCATCCAAAAAGTCTAAATGCTCCCCATTAACTTGCCGCAAATCTTCTGGTGTACCTTGAATTTTTAACCGTCCTTGTTCTAAAAAAATAATCCAATCTGCACGATAAATCACTCTAGGACGATGACTAATAAAAATAGTAGTTTTACCCTGGCGATTCTCTAAAAGCCTATCTAGTATTTGTGCTTCGCTCACTGGATCGAGAGCGCTGGTAGACTCATCTAAAATTAAAATAGGTGGGTTAGTAACTATAGCTCTAGCTATAGCTAATCTTTGCTTTTGTCCACCAGAAATATTAGCTCCAAATTCGCCTAATACAGTTTGATATTTATCAGGTAGTTCGCTGATAAATTCATCTGCACCAGCAATTTGACAGGCTCTAACAATGTCTGCAAAACTAATGTGAGGATAACTAAATTGGAAATTATCTAGAATAGACCGACTCCAAAAATGGGCTTCTTGTGGTATTAAAACCACCTGTTGCCGCAAGCATTCCAAAGATATATCTTGCTGATTATAAAAACCATAGCGAATATTTCCTGATTGAATTGTATATAAACCAGGAATCAATTTTGCTAGGGTACTTTTACCACAGCCAGATTTACCAATTAGAGCAATTGCTTGTCCCCCAGGAATAGTTATGGAAAAATCTTGCAATAAATCCACTCTACCTGTGTGGTGAAAATTAATTTCCGTACAGGTAATATCTGCATTAGCAGGAATTTCTACCCACTGCTTTTTAACATCATTTTCATCTTCTGGAGTAGCATCAATAACTTCTGTCAGACGTTGAATAACTATTTGGGAAGTGATAAATTTATCTACTAAGCCTATAGCAGAACTTAAAAAGCCAAGAAAATTGCCACTCATGCCGTTATAGGCAATAAATTGTCCAATTGTTAAAGTCCGATTAATTACTAAAGAGCTACCAATCCAGAGAATACCAATATTAATGAATGTCGAAAGAATACTAGTAACAGTGCTGCTGTAAAGTCCTAGCTGCATAGTACTCCAGCCCAAGTTAGCCAGACGACCAAAATTTCCTTGATATTCTTCCCAGGCTTGGGGTGTAGCTTGGGTAGTTTTTAAGACTTGTACTCCCCGAAATGTTTCTACCAAAAACCCTTGGTTTTCTGTACCAGAAACAATCATCTTGCGGGTTTTCTGTCGCAGTGCTGGTAAGAAAAGTAAGTTAACAGCCGTAATCATGAGAAATGCAACTATAGAAGCCAGAGTTAAC contains:
- a CDS encoding peptidase domain-containing ABC transporter, whose translation is MKYKIVLQHSEEDCGAATLATISQHYGRTFTLNRVREAVGTGARGTTLLGLRRGAEVLGFHSRQVKATPQLINQLDQAPLPAIIHWKGYHWVVLYGQKGNKYVIGDPGVGIRYLTHQELITGWNNGVMLLLLPDESRFYQQESDKIGGFGRYLQRVYPYRFILAQAISLNIAIGLLSLASPFMMQILTDDVLVRGDTQLLTTVAIGVITLNLIKSAIGLVQSHLIAHFSQRLQLGLILEYGRKLLHLPLSYFEGRRSGEVVSRIADVHAINNLVSQIVLGLPSQFFIAVVSLGFMLFYTWELTLASIVAFLMITAVNLLFLPALRQKTRKMIVSGTENQGFLVETFRGVQVLKTTQATPQAWEEYQGNFGRLANLGWSTMQLGLYSSTVTSILSTFINIGILWIGSSLVINRTLTIGQFIAYNGMSGNFLGFLSSAIGLVDKFITSQIVIQRLTEVIDATPEDENDVKKQWVEIPANADITCTEINFHHTGRVDLLQDFSITIPGGQAIALIGKSGCGKSTLAKLIPGLYTIQSGNIRYGFYNQQDISLECLRQQVVLIPQEAHFWSRSILDNFQFSYPHISFADIVRACQIAGADEFISELPDKYQTVLGEFGANISGGQKQRLAIARAIVTNPPILILDESTSALDPVSEAQILDRLLENRQGKTTIFISHRPRVIYRADWIIFLEQGRLKIQGTPEDLRQVNGEHLDFLDDVILSISDTINRVSI